The sequence CAAGGGTGAAAATTATTATCTATGGAAGAGATAAAAAATTCACTGGAATTTGCCTGCCCAAGGGTGTCTATCATCCTGCCGGTGTATAACCGCCGTCATCTTATTCTTCGGGCCATCGCCTCTGTTCAACGGCAATCCTTCAAGGATTGGGAGCTGCTGATTGTCGATGACGGCAGCAGCGACGGTTTGGAAGAGCTGATCCTTCCCCTTCTTCAAGAAAATCCAAACTGGCGCTATCTGAAACACAGCCGACGCCGGTTGTCAGCCACACGCAACATCGGTCTACAGGCCGGCCTGGGCTTTTACGCCACTTTTATCGATTCAGACGACGAATACCTTGAGGAGCATCTACAAACGCGGGTTTCTTATATGGACGCCCATCCGCAGGTGGATCTGATCCACGGCGGCGTGGTGTTGAACGGGCCGGAACACAGCCATTGGGTTCAGGACGCCTTTCATCCTGACGCTACGATCCATCTCTCCCAATGCACCATCGGCGCCACCCTGTTCGGCAAACGCCGGGTGTTTGTCGACAGCGGCGGATTCAAGCGGCTGCCTTATTCCGCAGAGTCAGAGTTCATCGCGCGGCTGGCGCGAACCTATACCATCGAACGCGTCGAATTCCCTACGTATGTTTACTACACCGGCCTGGAAGACAGCATTTGCACCCAACGGCTCAGACAATATGAAAAGGACAACAACCGTTCTGCGTTATGAAAGATGAAGCGTTGGTTCTTCGGCCCTCCTGGGTGGAAGTGGACCTGGATGCTATCCTTGACAACCTCGCCCGGGTACGAACCCTTCTTGCAGGAAAAAAACTCTGCGCCGTGGTCAAAGCCGATGCGTATGGACTGGGAGCCGTGCCGGTCAGTCGTACGTTGGCTGAAGCGGGGGTGGACGCTTTCGGTGTGGTGATGCTGGAGGAGGCGGTTCAACTGCGTCGCGCCGGTATCGTAACGCCGATCCTCAATATGGGCGAAATTCTTATCGAGCACGCCGGCTATGCAGTGGAGTATGACGTTCAGCAGATGATTTACCGGCCAGAGACTGCGCAGGCGCTGTCTGATGCAGCCGCTCGCCTGGGAAAAAAAGCGATCGTTCATTTCAAAATCAACACCGGTATGGGCCGGTACGGCTGCGATTATGAACATGCGCTGGAAACCCTGCAACAGTGCCGCCGCTATCCGCATCTCTCCTTCGCGGGCGTGATGACCCATTTTCCGTTGTCCGATGCGGTGGACAAAAGCTTCGCCCACCTGCAGATTCTGCGCATGCAGCGTTTGCGCCGGCTGTTTGAACAGAACGGCATCGATATTCCCTGCTGGCACCTGTGCAACAGCGGCGGCGTTCTGGACCTACCGCAGGCGCACATGGACATGGTACGCTGTGGTTTGCTGCTATACGGTTATTATCCCTCAGAGGATGTGCAAAGGCCCCTGGCGCTCAGACCGGCCATGACCGTAAAAACGCACATCATCGCCATCAGAGATCTGCGGCGCGGTGACAGCGTGGGGTACAGCCGTCGTTTCATCGCTCATGGGCCGGAGCGCGTGGCCGTGCTGCCCATCGGCTATGCGGACGGCTATGACCGTAAAATCCGCTTCAGCGGATTTACGCTGCTCCACGGCCGCAAGGCGCCTCTCATCAGCGGATTATGCATGGACGCCTGCTTTATTCGCATCAGTGATTTTCCCCAAGCCCGGATCGGCGATCCGGTCATTCTCATGGGACGGAGCGGCGAGGAGGAGATCTCGCCTCATGACATCGCCTATGCGATTCAGTCGGTCTCCTATGAGGTCATGGCGCGATTCGGCAAACGGCTGCCGCGGCTTTACTTTCGCGGTGGGCGCAAAGTTGAAACCATCCATGATGCCATGAAAGGGTGACGCAGCCTTGGAACCCTGGGCCAATCCCCCTTCAACCGAAGCGGATGGCTTGCAGATAAATTGGTACGGATATTGCAATCGCACAGCTGAAAGACCTGAAGGTGATCGAAAACAATTCATCGCAGGAACTTGCGATGGAGACAGGCATCTAACTCTTTATATCTTGTTGCTCGCTGGTTTATGGATGAATAAATCACAGCTAAAAACGGTTATGATGCACGGGAGGCGTGCAGCTGAGTGATCTCGAAAGAAACATTGTATCATCATGATTCATAGAGGGCATGACCATTATGGAGAGTCAGATTAAGCACTGGTGCATCGAACATCAGGAAAAAACGATAGGTCCGATCAGTTCTTATGCGCTCGCCTTATGGGGTCTGCAGGGGTTATTATATCCGAACGACATCATCACCCGCAACGGTCAACGCCGGTTCCTGGCCGGCTATCTGCCCGGCATGATGCCGTTTATCCGCAATAACGGCCACTTGCATCGGGCGAAATTATGGGCTGTGGCGGGCGGCAAAGGAGGGGTCGGCAAGTCTGTTTTTTGCGCTCTCGTGGGAGTGGCCTTATCGGGCCTGAACAAAAAAGTGGTGATCGTGGACGCGGATTTCGGCGGTCCCAATCAGCACGATATTTTTGGCATCAAGTCAGAACCCGTGTCCTACTGGCGTCACCTGGACGCGCATAAAAGTCTGAATCAACTGGTCAAACCCACTGCCTTCAAGAATCTCAGCATCATTCCGGGACCGGAGGAAGCATACGATCCAAAGCAGGCGCACATCATGCGCAAGATCAAAATGGTCCAGGCCCTGCGCAACATGGAGGCGGATTACGTCATCATGGATCTGGGGCCGCGCACCCAATCCAAAGATCTTGATTTTTTTCTTACCGCGGACATGCAGGTGTTATTGTCCACCGGCGAGCCGACCAGCCTGGAAAATCTGTCGCGCGTCATCAAGACGCTGGTCCTGCGCAAGGCGCAGACCGCTTTCAACAGCCTGAGCCGGGAGACCTTTGCGCAGAATTTCGATGAAACCGCGGACAGCGTTTCCTTCATCCAAAACCTCACTGCTCAGCTGCGGCGGCTGCAGCTGCCTGCCGATGATATCTTTAAACGGGTGCTCAGCAGTTTTAACATCCGGGTCATTTTCAATATGGTGGAATCCGCGGATTACGCCAAGCAGTCGCATCTGCTGAATAAATATCTGAGCAACGAGCTTGGCCTGACCTTTGTCGTGGCCGGCAGCATTCACCATGATCCTGTCGTTCACGAAGCGATGCAGAATAAGGATATGCAACGGTTAACCACCTACCGCAGTCACGCCTTCCAGGATATTCTCGAGATCACACAAAAATTGATGGTTACGCGCACTCGTACTCCGGAATCGCCGGAGTTCAGAACCGTACGGCCCACAGCTGCGATCAATAAACAGGCGCTCATCTGCTCCAAGCAGTGCAATCTCTGGGATATCT is a genomic window of bacterium containing:
- a CDS encoding glycosyltransferase family 2 protein, with amino-acid sequence MEEIKNSLEFACPRVSIILPVYNRRHLILRAIASVQRQSFKDWELLIVDDGSSDGLEELILPLLQENPNWRYLKHSRRRLSATRNIGLQAGLGFYATFIDSDDEYLEEHLQTRVSYMDAHPQVDLIHGGVVLNGPEHSHWVQDAFHPDATIHLSQCTIGATLFGKRRVFVDSGGFKRLPYSAESEFIARLARTYTIERVEFPTYVYYTGLEDSICTQRLRQYEKDNNRSAL
- the alr gene encoding alanine racemase, coding for MKDEALVLRPSWVEVDLDAILDNLARVRTLLAGKKLCAVVKADAYGLGAVPVSRTLAEAGVDAFGVVMLEEAVQLRRAGIVTPILNMGEILIEHAGYAVEYDVQQMIYRPETAQALSDAAARLGKKAIVHFKINTGMGRYGCDYEHALETLQQCRRYPHLSFAGVMTHFPLSDAVDKSFAHLQILRMQRLRRLFEQNGIDIPCWHLCNSGGVLDLPQAHMDMVRCGLLLYGYYPSEDVQRPLALRPAMTVKTHIIAIRDLRRGDSVGYSRRFIAHGPERVAVLPIGYADGYDRKIRFSGFTLLHGRKAPLISGLCMDACFIRISDFPQARIGDPVILMGRSGEEEISPHDIAYAIQSVSYEVMARFGKRLPRLYFRGGRKVETIHDAMKG
- a CDS encoding MinD/ParA family protein yields the protein MTIMESQIKHWCIEHQEKTIGPISSYALALWGLQGLLYPNDIITRNGQRRFLAGYLPGMMPFIRNNGHLHRAKLWAVAGGKGGVGKSVFCALVGVALSGLNKKVVIVDADFGGPNQHDIFGIKSEPVSYWRHLDAHKSLNQLVKPTAFKNLSIIPGPEEAYDPKQAHIMRKIKMVQALRNMEADYVIMDLGPRTQSKDLDFFLTADMQVLLSTGEPTSLENLSRVIKTLVLRKAQTAFNSLSRETFAQNFDETADSVSFIQNLTAQLRRLQLPADDIFKRVLSSFNIRVIFNMVESADYAKQSHLLNKYLSNELGLTFVVAGSIHHDPVVHEAMQNKDMQRLTTYRSHAFQDILEITQKLMVTRTRTPESPEFRTVRPTAAINKQALICSKQCNLWDICEFKTPGNYCRVKNWN